GACTCCCGGTCGAAGGCGATGCAGAACACCTTCACCGGACGCTGCGGGTCCAGGGCGACCTCGTCCAGCAGGCGGGCCAGGTCGTTGTCCTTGGTGTACTCGTTCTTGCCGTCGGTCAGCACGACGATCGCGTTGATCCGCTGCGGGTCGTACCGGTCGAGTAGCTCCCGATGTGCGGCCCGGACCGTCGCGTAGAGCGCGGTGCCACCCTCGACGTGCAGGCCCTCGATCTTGCGAGTGATCCGCTTCTGGTCGAACGCGTCGAGAGGAACCTCCTCACGGTAGGGACTCTTCGGTCGCTTCGAGGTCTCCGAGGAGAAGGACCAGAGCCCCACCCGGTCCTCGGAGTTGAGCAACGCGAGGCCCTTGCCCGCCGCCGTCGAGGCGACCTGGAAACGGGTACGGGTGCCGATCATCGCCTGCATCGACCCTGACGTGTCCAGGGCGATCAGGATGTTGGCCTTCTTACGGAGGGTGCGCCAACCGTCCAACATCGCAGCGACCACCTGCGGGTCCGGGGGCTCGAAGTAGGTCAGCCCGCCGGCGGGCTCGTCACCGACGCTGGCCAGCAGCTCCGCCGACGCGCGGCGTTCGTGGTCCCGGAAACCCAGGTGGGTGAAGCTCTCCTGCTGGGCGTCCTCGGTCAGGAATGCCTGGAAGTCGGCCGCTGCCGCGCGCTGCCGCTCATCGGCGGAGGGCAGCACCACGAACGGGTGGTCCAGGTTGAACGTGCCCTCCTTGGGGTGGACGGCGACCAGGGGGACGTTCGGCCGGCGGCCCCGCTCCTGCCCCTCCTGCCGGGGGCTCAACGCACCCGTGTTGTAGAGGTCCACCAGTTCCTCCTGCAGGACGATGGCACTCATGTCGTCCGTACGGCCCGCCAGGTCCGCCTCGGCGAGGCTGCGCAGCAGGTCCACCGAGTCGTCGCTGTAGTGCGCCACGTTGGCCTCGATCCGGCGCACGAACTGGGTGACCGCAGGTTTGGCCAGGTCGGACCGGGTCAGGTCACTGGCCCGTTGCACCGCCGCGTAGTAGGTGGCGATGGTCGCCGCCAGCCCGGAGGTGGACAGGTTCGGATTGTCCTTGCCGAACGTGAACCGGCCCCATTCCGGCTTGCCGAAGCCCGCCCACCCATCCCGCCCGGACAGGCCCAGGATCTCCCCCCAACCCAGCGGCCCGCGCTGGCGTACCAGCTCGGCCTTCGGCTGCGGCATCGCGATCACCAGCGGGCTGTTGGCGATCGACGAGTAGCGGTCCGGCGTCTGCGGCGCCCGCCCAGCGGCCATGTCGAGCAGCCGTAGCTGACCCGTCCACAGGCTCGACGTCGGTAGCCAGACCTGTGGTCGCGGCAGGCCGGTGTCAGTCCATCCGGTGGCCAGCGCCTCGGTGGCCTTGCCCGAGTTCAACGCGCTGACGTGCACCTGGGCGCAGCCGCCGCCGTCGATCGACCGGGTGCTGCGGTTGTAGCGCTCGGCCAGTTCGACCAGCAGCTCCGCCTTCTCCGTGGAGGAGTTGACCTGGAGGGCGATGGCGCAGTCGGTGCGGGGCCCCTCGCTGCCCGCTTCGCGCTGTTGGACGAAGGCGAACGCCCCGACGATGACCACCAGCCCGGCGGTGACGGCGGCGGTGTAGGGCAACCACTGCCGGGTACGCGGAGCGGATGGGGTCATCGGGAGGTCCTCCTCGGCGGGCGGCTGGTGGCAGTCAACCTATCGATCCGGCGCCAGCCGGCGCCTCAGCCCTCCACCGTACCGAGTCATCCGTGGTCGGACCCTCCTCCGAACGCCGTCGCGACGAGTAGCCGAACCAGGTAGACCACGACGAAGGTGACCGCTCCGACGGCGGCGGCCGGGCCGATCGCGCTCGACGCGATGTAGCCGGCGGCGGCGCCTGCGAAACCGAGGAAGAGTGCGGTCGAGATGCCCCAGGCGTCCACGGACTCTCGACGCAGTCGCCGCAGCGCGCCGTCATGACCGGCATCGACGGCGGGCTCCGTCACGGGCACGTGTTCCACCCGGGTCGGCCGGGCCTGGGTCGGCACCGTCGGCTGGGCCGGAGTCTGCGGCAGCGTCGGGTGCGGCTGCGGTGCCGTCGGCGTGATCTGGGGGAGCGGGTGGTTCGGTGTCGGCGCACCCGCTGTCTCGTTGCCGACTTCGAGCAGATTCTCCCGACGTAGCGGTGTGGTGAGCGTGGCGTCCTGTCGGAGCAGCCGTACCAGTACACCTTCGGCACCCGGGCGATCCGCCGGATCCTTGGCCAGGCACTCCCGGATCAGATCGTCCAGTGCGGCAGGCAACGCGGGCAGCTCGGGCGGATCGTGCAGCACCCGGTGCATCACGGCGAAGAGCGAGTCATTGCCGAAAGGCGGCTGACCGCCGGCAGCGAAGGCGATCGTGGCCGCCCAGGCGAAGACGTCGCAGGGCGGACCGACCGCGTCGTTGCGGAACCGCTCCGGCGCC
Above is a window of Verrucosispora sp. NA02020 DNA encoding:
- a CDS encoding substrate-binding and VWA domain-containing protein, producing MTPSAPRTRQWLPYTAAVTAGLVVIVGAFAFVQQREAGSEGPRTDCAIALQVNSSTEKAELLVELAERYNRSTRSIDGGGCAQVHVSALNSGKATEALATGWTDTGLPRPQVWLPTSSLWTGQLRLLDMAAGRAPQTPDRYSSIANSPLVIAMPQPKAELVRQRGPLGWGEILGLSGRDGWAGFGKPEWGRFTFGKDNPNLSTSGLAATIATYYAAVQRASDLTRSDLAKPAVTQFVRRIEANVAHYSDDSVDLLRSLAEADLAGRTDDMSAIVLQEELVDLYNTGALSPRQEGQERGRRPNVPLVAVHPKEGTFNLDHPFVVLPSADERQRAAAADFQAFLTEDAQQESFTHLGFRDHERRASAELLASVGDEPAGGLTYFEPPDPQVVAAMLDGWRTLRKKANILIALDTSGSMQAMIGTRTRFQVASTAAGKGLALLNSEDRVGLWSFSSETSKRPKSPYREEVPLDAFDQKRITRKIEGLHVEGGTALYATVRAAHRELLDRYDPQRINAIVVLTDGKNEYTKDNDLARLLDEVALDPQRPVKVFCIAFDRESDFATLDRIAKASSGKAYDATDPAMIDEAFVKLVSSF
- a CDS encoding serine/threonine-protein kinase; this encodes MSELTGTPVPGLTKLWTHDPVTAGGYRLVGRLGAGGQGVVFLGEDHDGDRVAVKMINADLSDPRARSQFVKEIAAARRVAPFCTAQVLFAEVDGEQPYVVSEFIEGPTLHRQVREHGPVTGNALHRLAVGTVTALAAIHGAGVVHCDLKPDNVVLGKDGPRVIDFGIARALGVTETASSRVMGTTAYMAPERFRNDAVGPPCDVFAWAATIAFAAGGQPPFGNDSLFAVMHRVLHDPPELPALPAALDDLIRECLAKDPADRPGAEGVLVRLLRQDATLTTPLRRENLLEVGNETAGAPTPNHPLPQITPTAPQPHPTLPQTPAQPTVPTQARPTRVEHVPVTEPAVDAGHDGALRRLRRESVDAWGISTALFLGFAGAAAGYIASSAIGPAAAVGAVTFVVVYLVRLLVATAFGGGSDHG